GTCAGATGGGACGAACCATATTGATAGGAAGGAGTGTACTAGGAAGGTCGGTCATGACCTTCCTACCACACGATCCATACATCTTACTCCGACGAACGACCGAAGTTGTGCATTCAATCCTGTAGTTCGACCTTTGTTTGGTCATAACGAAGTAGGAACTTTGGCTGCTGACTGGTCTTAGCATAGCTGCCACTTATGTGCCACATGTCcaacttttattggtggggtaattttggtattatcaataTCTTTATGTTAGACGGGTAACTACATACTACAGTAGATTATTCTGCAATTTTCAATGAGTATCGTCTAATTTGTTTACTAaagtacaaaaaaattaaaaattaaattgagcCTCATAATGGTAACCAAGTGGACTCTCATATTGAAAATTACATGGCCACTACAATGATTTCCACTCATCCTTATGTATAGGGATAAGTATAAATTTGACCATTATACTTTGCTTTTTAGATCAAAAAAAACTCCTGatatttttttgagttatttcaGACCTTACAATTATTAAAATGGATCATTTTAGCCCTTCTGTCAAATTGACGTTAAATAACGATGATGTGACAGTTAAgcgtaatttttttatttcttcatttctGACGTGATGTACATGTGGATATAACCAATTAAATTATGACATGTGTATTAACCTCAATCTCCATCTCTGCAACTCTTATCTCCATCTCTGCAactattttttgataaatttgagagATTATTTTATTGAATCTGTGGATAAAGACTAAAGAGAAATACAACCAAATATCCAGAAACGGAAATAACAACCCATGGAGCTTTTGTAACGGATGTTTGCGAACACATGGGATAGAGGGAGTGACATGTCATTTAcacataattttatatttttttaatcaatgccACATAAGATATTAGAGTGCATATCAGCATTTTTAACGGATTCTTGACAGAACGACTAACTAGCGTATATCATTATTGTGTAAGTACGAGGGTTTTTTTGaaccaaaaaataaagtatatgggacattttcatatttatgtatatatgaacatatatattcatgaaAATTAGCTGTCAATTACgcattttttgggattttttttatattcccTGATTTAAGATTCACatcacaattaaataattaatgatGGTGCAATGCGTATaaattgttacttttttttacCTGGTGGAAAtgatcttaatttttttaattaccaTTACCCACTTTTATATGAATCTTTCGATATCAACACACATACATTTTTCTGTttaattaatcttaaatttctaaatataatcattaaacaaaaaatatattattttccaGCAAAattagtttcctttttttttttggttgaaaagTAGCCGTTGAAGATCGGATCATGTCCATTTATTAATTCATAGTTTATGAATCGCCATAATCACTACTTACTTGTCTAAATTAAATTGTCTAtccttttttgtttgaattgaaaATTGGACACTACACTAATTACGGAAAATCTTTATTGTGATTAGTGCTAATTTCTAAACCTAATTAGCCACTGACGTGATGGCTACTTAACCATACAAAAAGCAAGTAATATTTCCCAATCACGGCAAGTCCCTTTCAGGGGTCACGTTTTTTTAGTCGGTACAAAAAGTTATATAAGGTGCACTCGTGACATAATAACAAATAATTCCAAGTCCTTATAAGCAAAAATCTACACATATTCAATTGGCCTTATCATGCTAAATATCAAAAATTAGTTGAGAATAATATCACAAATTAGTTGAGAATTACGAGTAGCTTATATGACACTCTCATCTGTATGGTATTTCATAGAGGTATCGAATTGGAGTTTTCTTATTCTCTTCctctgtattaaaaaaaaaaattacacaaaaatcttgttttatcaatgagaaaaaaatgacaaatagTTTTGGACCTTTAAATGTTTGTAAGGGgtgggagaaaaaaaatcagtttcggGATGTTTACGAAACATTTAAATATGCGAACCCTAATTTGGATGGTTTAAATCTGAACGAATAAATCGAACCATAACTTTATCCGGGTTGTGGGGCTGAACAAGTAAATCATACAAGATTTCTATATTCAGACTTGGACTCGATTTTAAACattacaaaaattttgtgtttggatctgaATTTTGGACATATGACTTATGTCCAAACATGATTTAATCTGAGTAAGACAAATACAGTCATCTAAATCGAACataattttgtcacccctaagtTTGTCATGTTTTTCCATTACCCACTTAAAATATCCCCATCACTCCCCCACTTATCTTATGATTAGTGCCTTTGATAAGGATAAGCCCCCATCAATTTTATACCGTCTTATCCTTTTAGTCCCTAaacattttaattatttaagatttgaaattttttttatacaactAGGACCTAAGCACGTGGTCCTCCTCCCTCCTTTCTGTATATAAGTGCAtccataaacttttctcttgcCTCCAAATCCAAATCGCTCTCTTTGTCACGGCTCATATTTCTTTCTCGAAACTTCTTGTAGATTTTTCACACAGAGTGATCGcaggcagagagagagagtggtggTGCAGAGCGAGGGAGTGTGGAAGAGGTGGCAGAAGAAGGAGCGAATTGCTGTATGTCAGTAGAATATTGCATAGAGACCTTTTGCGGTGGATTTGGTGAACTCGTGAACCCCTTGCAATGGCCTCAGCTCCGCAAAAAGCGACGCCCTGTTGTCTTCCTAAAACCGACTCCGCTCCCGTTCCCCGTAAGGCCGCTCCAGATTGGAACGTTGTTTCGGCCGATCTTGGTGACGATCGAGCAGTCGAGAAAGCTTCCATCTCCTCCTTGATTCGTCCAGTCGATTCGCGTCCTGAACCTTCTGCTAAGGCCTCTGCTAAAGGTCATTTCTATCTATCTTTCTCTCGTGCTCTATTCTgttatgcctttttttttaatgatcgctttatatatatatatattctttttgttTAGCTTGGTATTTGAATTTTTGGTTAGATTCTTTTGATTTGGAAGTTCGTTTGTCATTCTTGAAAAGAGATGACACCATGGAGTTTCTTAATCTATACGCTGTCGGTGGCTGTATTTCTGGAATTCCGTTGAAAACAAGTGGCGCCTCTGTTTTGAAATAGCAATGCGAACGTACACCATAAAATTTCTTACGGCGCTATTGTGGATTTTCCAGTTATCTACACGATCAATCGTCTTGGGAAGATCTTTTCAGTTTAGATTAGGTTTGCCAATAGTGGATCAGAATTGGAATTCTATTTCTGGCATCTCAATGAACTTCTCTTATGTTAGGGAATTATTAGttaatgttttatatttttttactcTTGCCTGAAATTACCATACCAGAACAATGTTGAGAAAGATAGGAGATTATTTATTGCTAtgatttattgttattttttaaaattttcggGGCTAAATATTGGTTGAAGGATGGATCAGAGTGAATTTACATTTAGTCCATCCAATGAGATAGCTTTTCCGCTACATGCAGATAAACCTCAATTATTACTTTGGAGTTCTTTCGTTTGACTTTCTAAATGCTTTCACTGTCTTTTCTTCTTATagactttcttttttatttttttacttttgatttcCTATGCTTTTTCGGGGAAAAGAAATGATACTAGATGGAAATTACATGTATGGGCAAATGCTTCTTTGCATTTTTGTCATTATATACATCAACATGTTAATATGTTATAAGCCACGTTAATGGGATGCATGTTCTATCTATCACATTTTTAATTGATCCATTTACATGGATTGGTTGTGCAGGAGTCCCAATCATGTTAAGGGCACAGACCAGCCATCCTTTGGATCCTCTATCTGCTGCTGAAATCGCTGTGGCAGTGGCTACTGTGAGAGCTGCTGGATCTACTCCTGAGGTTGACTGTTGCCTATAACTTTCTTtctacaaaagtaaaaaaaaaagaaaagattatgAGCATATGAATAGAGCTTTAGGATATCCCAAGTTGGCTTTTCTGTTGAAGTGgtgtgttgattttttttccccatttcaGGTCAGAGATAGCATGCGCTTTATTGAGATTGTTTTGCTTGAACCAGAAAAGCATGTTGTTGCACTGGCAGATGCATATTTCTTCCCTCCTTTCCAACCATCATTACTTCCCAAGACAAAAGGTGGGCATGTAATTCCTAGCAAACTGCCTCCAAGGCGAGCAAGACTTATTGTTTACAACAAAAAGTCAAATGAAACCAGCATATGGATTGTTGAACTATCGGAAGTACATGCAGTGACCCGAGGTGGACATCATAGAGGCAAAGTAATTGCATCACAAGTTGTTCCAGATGTCCAGCCTCCAATGGTATGCCCTGttctattttgtcttttttttttcttctttcaaagaTAGATGTGTACTCACCTTGTGAGTTAATGTCATCCCATGCAACCTCAGGATGCGGCAGAATATGCTGAATGCGAAGCTGTAGTGAAAGACTTTCCTCCATTTAAAGAGGCAATGAGGAGGAGGGGCATTGAGGATATGGAACTTGTTATGGTTGATCCTTGGTGAGTTATAGGTAGTTATCAATGGAATCGCCCAaatttatgagaaattgatgagtCATTCCATGTTTCCTTTATATAAATGTATTGCAGGTGTGTTGGTTATCACAGTGATGCTGATGCCCCAAGCCGTAGACTTGCTAAACCACTTATATTTTGTAGAACTGAGAGTGACTGCCCCATGGAAAATGGTTATGCACGTCCAGTTGAGGGCATCTATGTACTTGTTGATATGCAAAACATGAAGGTTATTGAGTTTGAAGATCGCAAGCTTGTTCCCCTGCCTCCAGCTGATCCGTTAAGGAATTATACTCCCGGTGAAACTAGAGGTGGTGTTGATCGAAGTGATGTGAAGCCTTTACAGATTGTTCAACCCGAAGGTCCAAGTTTTCGTGTTAGTGGGTACTTTATAGAATGGCAGAAGGtagattgatttttttaaataaggTTATATAATTGTGCTACCCATGTACAATTTATATGCTAAGCAGTATGCTGTATTATCCTGGGTTGCAGTGGAATTTCCGCATTGGGTTTACACCGAGGGAAGGTTTGGTTATATACTCTGTTGCATACACTGATGGCAGTCGGGGTCGAAGGCCTGTTGCCCACAGGTTAAGTTTTGTGGAGATGGTTGTGCCTTATGGAGATCCAAATGATCCACACTACAGAAAGAATGCTTTCGATGCAGGGGAAGATGGTCTTGGTAAAAATGCGCATTCTCTTAAGAAGGTTTGATAGGACCTGCCCTCACAACTtgcacttaatttaattttcggCATTCATTACTttcattgtgtttttttaaatgATCTAAACGAAAACTTTTGTGACAGGGGTGTGATTGTTTGGGCTATATTAAATACTTTGATGCCCATTTTACAGATTTCACTGGTGGAGTTGAAACCATTGAAAATTGTGTTTGTTTGCATGAGGAAGATCATGGAATTCTATGGAAGCATCAAGACTGGAGAACAGGTTTAGCCGAAGTACGGAGGTCTAGACGGTTAACAGTGTCGTTCATTTGTACTGTGGCGAATTACGAGTATGGATTCTATTGGCACTTCTATCAGGTTTGTCGAAGGCCACATTATTTTTCGGTGATTGCTGCTTTTGTTGGAtggattatttttaaaaaatttccaaACAAACTATCATAGGCATTGTGGTTGTGGGCCTTGTGGCCAATATAGCAGAAGACAAAAAAGAGCTAGCATAGTCTAGATTCTAGAATCACAAAAGTACATAGATTATCTACCATTTGTAGTAGTAGATTACTTGCTGATAGTTTCACTTCTAACTTACGTAAAACAGTAAGCTACAAGCATTCTCTAGGGTACCCTAGACttttgatgtaattttttttcgttCTTTTTGCTACATTTGTATACCCTACTCTATCTGTTTTTTGATACCTGTTCAGGCTTATATTTAAATTAGTTTTGAACAGTCCATAATCTCTGTTCCTGTGACTGTTTATTATGTTACATGTGCTCTTTAAAAATCTGAAATGAAATGCTACCATCTGTTTTGCAGGATGGAAAAATTGAAGCTGAAGTTAAACTTACTGGAATTCTCAGCTTAGGAGCACTACAACCTGGGGAAACTCGAAAATATGGTACAACTATTGCTCCAGGTTTATATGCACCTGTTCATCAACACTTCTTTGTTGCTCGTATGGACATGTCTGTTGATTGCAGACCTGGTGAAGCTTTTAATCAGGTACAGTGCTTCGTTTTTTAagatataaaatgaaaacaactcctGTGCACAAGCCTCCCGTTGTGGGCGGGGTTGGGGACAAGCATGATGTACATAGACCTTATCCAATATAATATGTGCTTCATCTTTAAAGATATGTGTCATAATTGAGTTCCGCATGCTTTTTTGACAAAGTCACTGTCCTACTGTTTTGGAGGCATCTCCATAGTGCATGTTTCTTTTAGACTGCTTCTCTAGCACACTGCATGCTAGATTCTTGTGGGGcagatgatttataataatgATTTTGGAAAGTTGGATTGGTGAGCTAGCTGGAAAGCCTGCAAGTTTCATTTTAGGCTTCGACATGTCATTACTTGCTATTTTATCTAAAAAGGCACTTACTCACAATCTCAATCACACAACTGATAACGACAAAGGATATGCTTCATTCGTGAAGCTCTTCCTAACATGCTTCTTGTTATTAGTGTGAAAACCTATCAGATCAAATTCCGCATTTATCATAAAACTTGTGTTCTCAAAATTTATTGACTTCTTTTTCCTAGGTTGTAGAGGTCGATGTTAAAGTTGAGGAACCTGGTGAGAACAATGTCCACAGTAATGCGTTTTATGCTGAGGAGATGCTCCTCAAATCTGAATTGCAAGCAATGCGCAATTGTAATCCTCTAACAGCTCGCCATTGGATTGTAAGGACATTGTTGCATTTTCCTCGTGATATTAAAGTTTCCTCTTTGAATCTTGTCATTCCTGGAGAATTTTTTGATATTCAAGCTGATTATGATCTCATAAAGTTTCACTGGCTTTCCATACAGTCGAGTCTATAGTTTACGGACATTTACGTGCATGCAAagttttgtatgtatatatcatcatgaatcttttttcttgtttcatacAGAGTCAGAGTATGTTGGCTGTTACAGATTTGCAATGTTTATTTAGGTGTGGCCTTGTCATTGAATAGTTGTGTAAAACAAAGAATTGTATGAATCGGGCAGTGTCATTCAATGGTTGTGTTTAACAAAGAGCTGTATAAATCAGGCAGTATACTAAGGGTCACTGCAGAACATACTGATTGATTAcgtattttgtgttttgctaaGATGAATACTCTGCTGCTgagattatataattttttgcaACTTATGACTATTTGAATATTGTAATATAAGTCTATTACAAGATATAATTCttgcatatatttaatttaCATAAATTCATTTGAGCAATAATAACTTGCATGGATCATTCAAAGTCTTGCCCAGTAACCTTTGATTGAGCTGTAGCAAATACGTGCCACTAATTTATCTGCCAATTCATGTTAGGCTTAATTACGTAGATATATGCATGTATGTGTGTGCATTGAGGTGACTGAAGTAGCCTTGTTTCCACATCCAAATGCCCCCTAATGAGCAACCTACTGTATGAACTTATAATTCAGGTTAGGAACACAAGGACAGTAAACAGGACTGGACAGTTAACTGGCTACAAATTAGTACCCGGTTCAAATTGCTTGCCTTTAGCTGGTTCCGAGGCGAAGTTCTTAAGAAGAGCTGCTTTCTTGAAGCATAATCTTTGGGTGACTGCTTATGCGCGTGATGAAATGTTTCCTGGAGGAGAGTTTCCAAATCAGAATCCTCGTGTGGCTGAAGGATTATCCACATGGGTTAAGCAGAATCGACCATTAGAAGAAACTGACGTGGTACTTTGGTAAGTTTTGATTTGTGTTCCTTCAAACACACACAGTCATATACTTGTATCATGTGCTGCCTGATACTATGATTCTTTTGAATCAGTTATGTTCAATTCTTAGGTGTTAAAGTTTAGGAATATAAACGTGTTCGTGTtggaaaaaaatcacaaaatttttACTAATGTTACTTTTAATCCATTATTATTGACACCATGTGATATTCTGCTTTATTAATTCTGATAATATTTATTTGTCCATAAAGCTTGGGCAGCATAAAAAGGAAGCAAACACGATGTGACAGCAACCAAGTCCTCTAATACATAAAATGTCACGTTATCGCAGGAACCATGTCCTCTAATAAAGAGTTTTTATACAATCAATCTGAAGGTAACACTTGATTTGTGTACATGCAGGTATGTTTTTGGGGTCACACATGTACCTCGATTAGAAGATTGGCCTGTTATGCCAGTGGAGCGCATTGGATTTATGCTTGTGGTATTAACCTTATCAttcttttgtgcattttcatcTGCATTTTCCTTCTATATCCCTGTCCTACCATGGCTGATTAAAGGCTTTTATAAAGCCCCTTCGAAAATAAGCTCGCTCTTAAAAGAGCTTCCAACCAATTACATCCCCGAGATGTGTACAAATTTGAAGACTTGATTCTGTATTGTTCTGCACTGGCTTAATGCTGTTTCTACTGGTATTTGTGAATGCAGCCACATGGATTTTTCAACTGCTCTCCTGCCGTGGATGTTCCGCCCAGTACGTGCAGATTAGATGCAAAAGACAGCGATGTCAAGGACACTGAGGTGGCCAAGCCCATTGAAAATGAATTGCTCGCAAAGCTTTGATGTCTCTTACGTTAAGTGTTACTACAACTAGCATGGAATGAAATCTCTAACATTTTCCCGATGATCCGTCCAACTTGTTCAGATTCAGTAACATCACGTACCCACAATGAGTAAGACAGTTTGCACAGTAGTAACTTTGAGTTTGACTGCTGATTGGTTTGTTTCTGGGAAAGAATGTTTATGGTAGTGCCGATGTAACTAGGCATATGTCTATCACTGTCGAATTTAATAACCCTGGCCCGCGGCTCAGCGGCTTCATGGATCATCTTTTCATTTGTGTTTTTTAACCTATGACTGTGGTGTGAAATCATTCGTGTTTCTATTTGTTTAGTGCATGGTGTGTAATGTAATTATGTCAGAACTGCTTCTCTTTTGCAAGTTTTGTTTGTTAATTTGGTTTCTTGACTTATTATTTTAATCGgcttctattatttttttaacgTTGATCTGGTGTGGAGGCCTTAATTTTTCATGAGTTGTTGAGGTACATAATATAATTTCCTATTTGATATGCCTGGTCGGCAGTATgggttttaaattattttagtgAAAACTAGATATTGGTTTTCTTCAAATAAAATGTCAGCAGTTGATATTCTAGTTATTTCAGTTATTGATCCCAATTATCTCAGTTCGAGTCCAAATATAAAATAGTAGTGTTAGGTAATCCATATAATGGTAgttcaagtctcttaaacgaaattttaaaacgttttaagcCTTAAAATccatgttagatttaaaaaaaaaattatgtatttagaatcaacgcataaaactcttcttaacaagattcattgtcgatgagttttatcgggtatatcttaatttcattgttttttcaatggaatttcaaaaataaaggaggcagaactaaaacaatgaattttagattgtgttttaaaaaataatgaaatctatgttaaaacaataaattttagacaatgaattatgagataaagaGTGGAATAAAGTTATTCCATTGAATAAATTAATAGAATGAACTTGTTGGACTCCATTGGATTATTAAACTGTTGGGTTATATGTCATTTTCGAATATAAAatttttgtccggtttaaaataGGATCGGagttcaaacacataaatcatGTTCAATTTAGTTATCCAAGGTTAGATTAActtattatccgatttacttttaaatttaaatcaatttgggtgtgatcaattaaatacgtccgaAAATTTAATCCAGATTAGAGCACACACATTTAAATattcatgtaaatatttttgaaaGCATATTGTCCGAGTTAAAACCGAacttgtggaaaaaaaaaatggaaaattcaAAGATAAATATATAGAATTCATAGAACCAAGAGTTTCTTAAAGTTTTCGCTGTTTCTTCCTTCCTTGTCCGAGGAGTCAAACGTCAACTTTGGAGTCGAATTTCCTCAGTCTAtggtctttaaaaaaaaaataaagaataatgaaAAGTCGCTGCATCTTCTGCGTTAATCTCACGGCAAAATAATTTGGCAGTTCCAGTGGCCCCACTCTGTGTCCTCATCTTCGTTTTTCctgaattatttttaaatttgttcgCTCTGACTCCACAACCAACATACCATACATACCCTCTCAAATTGAAATATCAAAGAGATGGAATCAAATTGACTATGGTTATGGTCGTCCCGCATTTCTTCAATTCAGTATTCAACTCTGCAGTGAAGCTAGGTTTCCAATGGCAGCTACTGGTGGCGGTGGAGGAGGAGCTGTTGGTGTTGGTGTGAGCGTCAATCACGAGGAGGAGAAGACTCCACAAGAAGAACTTTCTCTCCCAATTATTTTAGCAGAGCGAGTTCTTAAATCAGCTCAAGAGGCTGAGGCTAACAAGCTAGAATGTGCCGAACTCGCCAAGCAGGTCGACAAACTCTCTCAGATGCTCCGTTCCGCCGTGCGCCTTGCCGCTGCGGCTCAGTCGCTTTACGACCGTCCCCTCCGTCTCATCGCGATTGATGTTACCAAGAATCTTGAACGCGCTCTGCATCTTGTGCGAAAGTGCCGCCATAGCGGCGTACTACGTCAGGTGTTCTCAATTACTACCACAGCCGACTTCCGCAAGGTCTCCAGCTTACTTGAATCCTCAATTGGTGACATGCGGTGGCTACTCTCTATCTTTGATTCTGGCGGAGCTGACCTTTCTCTGCCTCCAATTGCAAGCCACGTCCCTATCCTTGCCTGGGTCTGGTCCTATATCGGTACTATCACTATGGGGCAGCTCAGAGACCGTGTTGACGCCGCAAACCAACTTGCCTCTCATGCTCGTGATAACGATCGGAACAGGATAATCATTGTTGAAGAAGGCGGGATTTCACCCcttttgaagttgctcaaagaGGGCGACTCTCCAGAGGCGCAAATTGCTGCTGCGAATGCGCTTTTCAACATCGCCACTGACCAGGAGACAGTGAGATTGATCGTGGAGTTGCTTGGGGTGCCAAAAATTGTTGGGGTTCTTGGTGATTCCCCAATGAGAGTCCAGATTGCGGTGGCAAATTTGGTAGCGAGGATGGCGGAATTGGACCCTCTAGCACAGGACAACTTTGTGCGAGAGAACGTAACTAGGCCATTAGTGTCGTTGCTATCTCTGGATTTGGTCTTGGATACTCCTAACATGGAGTCAGGTAAAACTAGTATTCATTCAATTGTTCAAATTAATAAGCAGTTGGCCTCAAAACCTGGACGCAATAATTATAGTCATGGAAAAGGTTTGAATTTGTCGGCTCACTCATCATTTTCAGATGGTAGTAGTGGGGGCAGCCATTATAGGAAAGATAAGGAGATCGAGCCACTTGAGGTGCAGCGTCAGGTCAAGGTCAGTTGCGCCAAGGCGCTTTGGAAACTGTGTGAAGGTAGTGTgtcaaattgtagaaaaattaCAGAGACAAAAGGACTGCTTTGTTTGGCCAAGGCTATTGAGAGTGAGAAAATGGAAATGCAGTTTAATTGTTTGATGACTGTGATGGAGATAACAGTGATGGCTGAGCAAAATGCTGATCTTAGACGAGCGGCTTTTAAGACTAATTTGCCTGCTGCAAAGGCAGTATTGGATCAGCTTTTACGAGTAATTAGGGAAGAAAATGATCCAGCAT
This sequence is a window from Tripterygium wilfordii isolate XIE 37 chromosome 8, ASM1340144v1, whole genome shotgun sequence. Protein-coding genes within it:
- the LOC120004509 gene encoding copper methylamine oxidase-like; translated protein: MASAPQKATPCCLPKTDSAPVPRKAAPDWNVVSADLGDDRAVEKASISSLIRPVDSRPEPSAKASAKGVPIMLRAQTSHPLDPLSAAEIAVAVATVRAAGSTPEVRDSMRFIEIVLLEPEKHVVALADAYFFPPFQPSLLPKTKGGHVIPSKLPPRRARLIVYNKKSNETSIWIVELSEVHAVTRGGHHRGKVIASQVVPDVQPPMDAAEYAECEAVVKDFPPFKEAMRRRGIEDMELVMVDPWCVGYHSDADAPSRRLAKPLIFCRTESDCPMENGYARPVEGIYVLVDMQNMKVIEFEDRKLVPLPPADPLRNYTPGETRGGVDRSDVKPLQIVQPEGPSFRVSGYFIEWQKWNFRIGFTPREGLVIYSVAYTDGSRGRRPVAHRLSFVEMVVPYGDPNDPHYRKNAFDAGEDGLGKNAHSLKKGCDCLGYIKYFDAHFTDFTGGVETIENCVCLHEEDHGILWKHQDWRTGLAEVRRSRRLTVSFICTVANYEYGFYWHFYQDGKIEAEVKLTGILSLGALQPGETRKYGTTIAPGLYAPVHQHFFVARMDMSVDCRPGEAFNQVVEVDVKVEEPGENNVHSNAFYAEEMLLKSELQAMRNCNPLTARHWIVRNTRTVNRTGQLTGYKLVPGSNCLPLAGSEAKFLRRAAFLKHNLWVTAYARDEMFPGGEFPNQNPRVAEGLSTWVKQNRPLEETDVVLWYVFGVTHVPRLEDWPVMPVERIGFMLVPHGFFNCSPAVDVPPSTCRLDAKDSDVKDTEVAKPIENELLAKL
- the LOC120004370 gene encoding uncharacterized protein LOC120004370 isoform X1 — protein: MAATGGGGGGAVGVGVSVNHEEEKTPQEELSLPIILAERVLKSAQEAEANKLECAELAKQVDKLSQMLRSAVRLAAAAQSLYDRPLRLIAIDVTKNLERALHLVRKCRHSGVLRQVFSITTTADFRKVSSLLESSIGDMRWLLSIFDSGGADLSLPPIASHVPILAWVWSYIGTITMGQLRDRVDAANQLASHARDNDRNRIIIVEEGGISPLLKLLKEGDSPEAQIAAANALFNIATDQETVRLIVELLGVPKIVGVLGDSPMRVQIAVANLVARMAELDPLAQDNFVRENVTRPLVSLLSLDLVLDTPNMESGKTSIHSIVQINKQLASKPGRNNYSHGKGLNLSAHSSFSDGSSGGSHYRKDKEIEPLEVQRQVKVSCAKALWKLCEGSVSNCRKITETKGLLCLAKAIESEKMEMQFNCLMTVMEITVMAEQNADLRRAAFKTNLPAAKAVLDQLLRVIREENDPALQIPAIKAIGCLARTFPARETRILGPLVSQLGNRNVDMATEAAIALGKFACPENFNCSEHTKAIIEFHGVPPLIKLLRANGRPQIHGLVLLCYLALNAGNSKALEQSRALNAIEGAARTVLAMRPDLRDLFAKAIHNLTLYQAGTHPHRQSYSP
- the LOC120004370 gene encoding uncharacterized protein LOC120004370 isoform X2, producing MAATGGGGGGAVGVGVSVNHEEEKTPQEELSLPIILAERVLKSAQEAEANKLECAELAKQVDKLSQMLRSAVRLAAAAQSLYDRPLRLIAIDVTKNLERALHLVRKCRHSGVLRQVFSITTTADFRKVSSLLESSIGDMRWLLSIFDSGGADLSLPPIASHVPILAWVWSYIGTITMGQLRDRVDAANQLASHARDNDRNRIIIVEEGGISPLLKLLKEGDSPEAQIAAANALFNIATDQETVRLIVELLGVPKIVGVLGDSPMRVQIAVANLVARMAELDPLAQDNFVRENVTRPLVSLLSLDLVLDTPNMESDGSSGGSHYRKDKEIEPLEVQRQVKVSCAKALWKLCEGSVSNCRKITETKGLLCLAKAIESEKMEMQFNCLMTVMEITVMAEQNADLRRAAFKTNLPAAKAVLDQLLRVIREENDPALQIPAIKAIGCLARTFPARETRILGPLVSQLGNRNVDMATEAAIALGKFACPENFNCSEHTKAIIEFHGVPPLIKLLRANGRPQIHGLVLLCYLALNAGNSKALEQSRALNAIEGAARTVLAMRPDLRDLFAKAIHNLTLYQAGTHPHRQSYSP